Proteins from a single region of Lelliottia sp. JS-SCA-14:
- a CDS encoding YfeC-like transcriptional regulator: MKRLRSKMTTEELAESLGVAKQTVNRWIRKQGWKTEGLNGVKGGRARLIHIDTRVREHLMTLPAIRTRQAVYQLAEASAEYGDVNTTSLPRQVTTALENLTQIEQQRLAVLLAREGIQGFLTRLGIAEEQT; the protein is encoded by the coding sequence ATGAAAAGATTACGGAGCAAGATGACCACGGAAGAGCTGGCCGAGAGCCTGGGGGTCGCCAAACAGACGGTCAACCGCTGGATACGTAAGCAAGGGTGGAAAACCGAAGGGTTAAACGGCGTGAAAGGTGGACGAGCCAGACTGATCCACATCGATACCCGCGTGCGTGAGCACCTTATGACCCTCCCCGCTATTCGTACCCGCCAGGCGGTTTACCAGTTAGCAGAAGCCTCCGCCGAGTATGGCGATGTGAATACCACCAGCCTGCCACGCCAGGTGACCACTGCTCTGGAAAACCTGACCCAAATCGAGCAACAGAGGCTCGCCGTGCTGCTGGCACGCGAAGGGATTCAGGGTTTTCTCACCCGCCTCGGGATCGCTGAAGAGCAGACATAA
- a CDS encoding YfeC-like transcriptional regulator: MIKERMTPEELSRLTGYSRQTINKWVRKEGWKTSPRPGVQGGKARLVHVNEKVREFIRSASRVTEAPLHPESVASSSSLDALLLTLANEMTPDEQKQLTTLLLREGITGLLQRLGIRDQS; encoded by the coding sequence ATGATCAAGGAACGAATGACGCCAGAGGAGCTGTCCCGGCTCACTGGCTATAGCCGACAGACCATCAATAAATGGGTACGTAAAGAGGGTTGGAAAACATCTCCAAGGCCGGGTGTTCAGGGCGGTAAAGCGCGTCTGGTCCACGTGAACGAGAAAGTGCGAGAGTTCATCCGCAGCGCTTCTCGGGTAACCGAAGCACCTCTTCATCCTGAAAGCGTGGCAAGCAGTAGCTCGCTTGACGCTCTGCTTCTGACACTCGCCAATGAAATGACCCCCGATGAACAAAAACAGCTGACGACGCTGCTGCTGCGAGAAGGGATCACCGGATTGCTACAACGTTTAGGGATACGCGACCAGAGCTGA
- the gltX gene encoding glutamate--tRNA ligase — protein MKIKTRFAPSPTGYLHVGGARTALYSWLFARNHGGEFVLRIEDTDLERSTPEAIEAIMDGMNWLNLEWDEGPYFQTKRFDRYNAVIDEMLVAGTAYKCYCSKERLEALREEQMANGDKPRYDGRCRHSHEHHADDEPCVVRFANPQDGSVIFDDQIRGPIEFSNQELDDLIIRRTDGSPTYNFCVVVDDWDMEITHVIRGEDHINNTPRQINILKALNAPVPVYAHVSMINGDDGKKLSKRHGAVSVMQYRDDGYLPEALLNYLVRLGWSSGDQEIFSREEMIKLFSLNAVSKSASAFNTDKLLWLNHHYINTMPAEYVATYLQWHIEQANIDTRTGPELADLVRLLGERCKTLKEIAESCRYFYEEFDEFDADAAKKHLRPVARQPLEVVRDKLAALTDWTAENVHHAIQATADELEVGMGKVGMPLRVAVTGAGQSPGLDVTVHAIGKTRSVARINKALGFIAERESQQ, from the coding sequence ATGAAAATCAAAACTCGCTTCGCGCCCAGCCCGACAGGCTATCTGCACGTCGGTGGTGCCCGTACTGCTCTTTATTCCTGGCTTTTTGCACGTAACCACGGCGGTGAGTTCGTGCTGCGTATTGAAGACACCGATCTCGAGCGTTCAACACCGGAAGCTATCGAAGCCATCATGGATGGCATGAACTGGCTGAATCTGGAGTGGGACGAAGGCCCATACTTCCAGACCAAACGTTTTGATCGCTACAACGCCGTCATTGATGAAATGCTGGTCGCGGGTACCGCGTATAAATGCTACTGCTCTAAAGAGCGTCTGGAAGCCCTGCGCGAAGAGCAGATGGCGAACGGCGACAAACCTCGCTACGACGGCCGCTGCCGCCATAGCCATGAACATCATGCTGATGACGAACCCTGCGTCGTGCGTTTTGCTAACCCGCAGGACGGTTCTGTGATCTTTGACGATCAGATCCGTGGCCCGATTGAGTTCAGCAACCAGGAGCTGGACGATCTGATCATTCGTCGTACCGACGGTTCACCGACCTACAACTTCTGCGTGGTGGTTGATGACTGGGATATGGAAATCACCCACGTTATCCGTGGCGAAGACCATATCAACAACACCCCGCGCCAGATCAACATCCTGAAAGCGCTGAATGCGCCAGTGCCGGTCTACGCGCACGTCTCGATGATCAACGGTGATGACGGTAAAAAACTGTCCAAGCGCCACGGCGCCGTGAGCGTGATGCAGTACCGCGACGACGGCTACCTGCCGGAAGCGCTGCTGAACTACCTGGTGCGCCTGGGCTGGTCCAGCGGCGATCAGGAGATTTTCAGCCGTGAAGAGATGATCAAACTCTTCTCCCTGAATGCGGTGAGCAAATCCGCCAGTGCGTTTAACACCGATAAACTGCTGTGGCTGAACCATCACTACATCAACACCATGCCGGCTGAATATGTTGCGACCTACCTGCAATGGCACATTGAACAGGCCAACATTGACACCCGCACCGGCCCTGAGCTGGCGGATCTGGTGAGACTGCTCGGCGAACGCTGCAAAACTCTCAAAGAGATTGCGGAAAGCTGCCGCTATTTCTACGAAGAGTTTGATGAGTTTGATGCTGACGCGGCGAAAAAACACCTGCGTCCGGTTGCGCGTCAGCCGCTGGAAGTGGTGCGCGATAAACTGGCAGCCCTGACCGACTGGACCGCAGAGAACGTGCATCATGCGATTCAGGCAACGGCTGACGAGCTGGAAGTGGGTATGGGTAAAGTCGGTATGCCGCTGCGTGTGGCTGTGACCGGCGCAGGCCAGTCTCCAGGCCTGGACGTCACCGTCCATGCGATTGGCAAGACACGCAGCGTCGCGCGTATCAACAAAGCGCTGGGCTTTATTGCTGAGCGCGAAAGCCAGCAGTAA